The Apostichopus japonicus isolate 1M-3 chromosome 12, ASM3797524v1, whole genome shotgun sequence sequence GTCCAATATACTTATAGCTTTCTACCCTCTCAACTACTTTACCATCGATTATGACATAATAATGACATTATTGCCTTTCCTGAGAGCAAACAGTAGTTCcttagttttatttatatttaacttTTACACCAACCAACAAACTTCTGTAACAAAGGCAGAGCTGTCATTATTTGACAAGCTAGCACggtatcatcagcatatttgATATATTGCATTGTTAAATGTACCCTAGTCTTACagcggtaaactatggtaaaatTGAGTAAAACATGGTGAATTTGCTACAGTAGCCCTATAGAATAAAGTATGGTACAtacttattttatttaaaaaaaaaactgtacaaaccATGTTCTGTAAAATAGTTCAacctttttattgttttcatgcTTGTTTTGACTGCAGCATTTGCACCAAATCGATTGCATATAAAATAGTATGCTATAATAAACATATGCGACATCATGACAAATGAGTTGCTTTGTTGTATGTTTCAACTAGGCCAATTATGATACAATCAACACCTTGGTGAAATTTAAGGTAATTGTGGTGCACTGATTATAATTAAGACAAGTAGGGAAAACTGTTGTGCAGTTGACATACAAATctggtaaatttagggtaaaactatggtacaattAGGGTAAAACTAGTTGGTAAAGCTTTAGGGTAAAATTGGGGTTAATTATGGTAAACTACGGTAATGCCATAGTCCACAAAAGGGTAAATTCAAGCCCATCGTTGAGAGAATCCAAATTTTCGCTCGGAGTCCTGTATGTCACACTGTAATAAAACCACCACCTCCCCTACACGTACATTGCCAGCTGTGCTGATATCCTACATTAATAATCCTCCTATCTTAAGTCAGCTTTTGTCGTTTAGTAGCCAACTTCCTGTAATTTCACACAGAGTAACGAGAGGCACTAGCAATAGAATGACGATCAGGAATCAATCAAATTGCGTTTTTCTTTCATAGGTATGAGATTTATCCTATGAAATTAACGTGCAGtatcaagaaaaaaattaaatccgAGCAAGATGCTGAATGGTACAACGCAGCGTGTAACGTTGTTTATACTTTATACAAGATATACAATCAGAGCCTTACATATCAGGTCCTGTTTATCATATCAGATTAAATATCATGCCAAATATAACATGTGATATCATACTCAAGGACGTAGGTAAGGCCTGAtgattaggggggggggtgtattggctgaaattccaactggatgggttttgaagccagaaaatttcGACTGCTgccgacgacatagtgaataaCCCAAAAATACTGTGCTTTTCCGTAGCgtgcaaaatattattttcttctttgtggagggggggggggggttattgaTCACTCatatgaaaaatgttcaattgttcaattcattccatctgagccaTTGACAaattttctggaaaaaaaaataataatgacaacttatcgtatctcgtcaattcaatatttttctgcaaaatttgaaattgttcatttcattccaggtgagcatttggaatgaaatgaacaattaaacattttgcagaaaaatgttaagttgacgagatacgatatgttatcaattgcaaaaaattattcaattgctcagttggaatgaagtgaacaattgaacattgtGCAGAAATATgaccaattgacgagatatggtaagttgtcaattaaaaatgttgcagaaaattgttcaattgctcagttaaagcaattGAGCAACCCAACAGTTTTCTGATTTtagataagatattatcttgttatctaaacaatttactgaaaaatgttaaCTTATgtggcaaagtttttcttatgttgatggcatttttaagcttccgtagattagcaatGATTGTTTTATGCATAGACACAatatatatcctgaacttacctGAGGAGACTAATATATAtttcctgaacttacttgaagcaagtgaacagggtcaacccaccaaTAGCAAAAAAAGTAAATAGATAAACCTAATTGAAAGCtggattaaaggcattgaagactcgccccaaaccgcgtgcggcccagttaactttccgttgcttgcaagtaacgttttgttcgtgtcgctacaaaatgcagacaaaacAGTGATGAAACGTGACaccttgttatttttagctggacctgagatgtccatcgctgtattgtttgtacactgtgctgtgggtattgaccgcagctgtatgtattgactgtacactagtgtctaattaccgatggtagcaagatGTGTGTGAGTGtaatttctgggatcgatggtggtatctaacactcctgttacacctcattcgaaactaggtcagatcaccggcattagaagtttctttttgcgcagtcttcacacccttaaaTCATAAACTTAAGTTTTTGCCAAACTGTTGTAGTTGGTAAAATGCAGTAGTCTGCAGATCAAATCAAACTCCCCAGCATTATGAAAGTTCTAATTTTACAGTCAAAGGCCATTAAACACTACCATCTGGCCAAGATTCTtaaagataattaacattctTGTAAACTCCACCAGTCCTGAACAGACTCCATATCACGCTCAATGTATGCAATAGTGTATTTGCAATTTCGGCCCTCCAAACTAGTAAAGGGATATGCACTGGTGTATTTGCAATtttggacttccaaactccatGAAGGTGAGGGTTTCTGGGGTCAGAACCATCACAAAGTGGTTTGCAcaagaaatataatattttccaaaaatatcTGTTTATTTTCGATTAACTTTCCTAACCGAAATTTATCATCGAAACCTCTTTGAGAGCTCTCTAGGGGGTAACACAATACAAGCATTTAAAGTCTTCTCTTGCCATACATACtatattaccccccccccccccctcccatggATGTCACCACAAGATTTCCCTAACCAAGCTTTTCCATTACATAAATTGTCTCCAAAGAAAGGTAAAACGAAACGCTTTCAGATAGCATTGAAACTATAATATTGTAACGAAAAATTCACTCTGTACAGgcttctttgtttgtttaaaCCGCTGGTGGCTTTTTTGCAATCAATTCCATGCATGTATAAATGTTTTATATCTTCTCTAAGACACAGCGGAGGTCCAACAAAGATTCTGTGATAGTAGTGCAGCTGTCTCAGTTAAATAGCCAATCACAGAGGCGTTTGTTTTCTATCAGTAAAGGCTCGCGTGATGCGCGAGGCAAAACCAATCAAGTTATTTGTCTCATAAGAGAACCATTTCCGTTACTTTGACGCAACACGTAAAGAGGTAGTACTTATTAAGAAAGCACCAGAGACACAATTCAGACGAAAGTCTCTAAATAGTGTCTGACACTCAAGCCAACATTAACCTATTTTCTGTAGGTCATTTGAAATGTTATTGCACGTAAATCATTGATAAATGTATTTGACGAAACGATCATAATAAATCTAACTTTATGagtgggtcattccatatcaaatcaccaaatttttgAGCATGTTGTAATTCGACATCTTTCAATATTCCTAATTGTATTGTTTGCTTAGAAGACCATGAAGTCAGCATACTCTAAAAATTTCAGTAGCATTGTTGCAAAATTGGCcaatttatcacactttgaaattatGCAATTTGTCAACGTGGCAGTTTCTTAACtgttgaggtctcatttcttagcaattaaacatcctactaccttCTATTATAGAATCTTCAGGTCTGTcgcaaaaaaatggaaaacacaACATTAGTCTATTAAAACATTGTCTTGTGGAATAAGGCCAACTTAAAAATCTCAAAATATATGATTTTGGCATTTATTGCTACAAAATGTGCTATTTAGAGTGATAAATTGCTGCttaaccattgcttcagggtacttgattcatTTATCGGTTATGATGTCtggtacaaacaatacaaaataatgaaaacaacgCTCACATGTCAtattttgcaagttgtgcaGAGCTGTGAGGGTTTTATACTTTcttataaagttcttacaccttACATAATTCTAATATATAGACCAGATAAAATGTTTATGGTCAGAATAAATATATCATGACATGTTTGCTTTGTGTATGTTATTTGGTACTCCCAAGTGCCTGTCCTGCAGCCAAGGTTGTGTAGCCAGGTTGAACATGATAATCTTGTAAATAGGTATACTGTATGGTATTTACGTTACATTTCAGATTAACACAAAATGTGGGATCATCTCAGAATGGCATGGGTAATATACTTGATTATTATAGGTGAGTGAAGTACTCTTTAATGTATTGTGAACAATATAGTTTACTCATAACTGCTAGACATTCAGTATTATTGTCTTTAGTTCCATGAGGTAGCGATAGTAGccataaatttttattttacttgaAAAATAGGACGGTTTCAGTTTTGACAGCAGTGTTGATTTTGTGTGACTGTTGGATTATTCTTAAACACTGTGGCAGTCATATTTTATTAGGTTTTGATGGTTATGTAGCTTTCGTTATTGCCTTGTTAGTGAACAACATTGTTGTGCAATATCTGTGTGTGTGATCAATATAATCAGATATTTGCTGGTAACAGTAGTTCACTTTGTAACTACATCTGTTCATGGACTCAAGATGTTTGATGTTGACCTGTTGCTGCGCTGAAGTGTTACAAAGAGAGAAATGGTCAAACTGTGGTGATCTAAGATTTGTATGTGAACAATTTACCAAACTATGTACTTTTTGTGtaatgtgcaaaaattattattacactCTGCTCAGTCGTACAAAACAAGCTGTATGTGGTTTTTGACTGTAGGCGTAAAAAGACAAAGCCATTGTAGATGTTCTTAAAAACAAGTATTTAAATTGAGATACAAACTATGTTGCATGTTAAAGTACATCTTATCAACATGCTAATAAAGCAATTAGTGctgtttgatgttgttttttctcCATCATACAGGGTCATTTGTGCAGGCACAGGAGTTCAGTACTACAGTTGTTAAGGAAGGGGAAGATGCAACAATAGAATGTGGGTTACAGACTAAAGTGGCAGAAGGTTACCTGAAATGGGAAACCATGACTAATGGTAGCCCTGTAGACTTAGCATATGATCTCAGAGGCGGACATACTGACTGCGATGACAGAATCATCAATTGTACTCTAAATGCCAATGGCAGTATCCAACTGGAGTCTGTTAGCAAAGAAGATGGTGCCAGATATTACCGTTGCCTTAGAGGAGATGAAGATGGGTACAGCTATTATTCTGATCACAGGCTCTTAGTTTTGTCAAAAGGTTTGTAGCCACTGGTTGTTAACAATGTATGCATTCCTcgatatatacaaacaaacagatGCCTAAATCTAGGATAGTTTAAGGCTTGACAGCAGTGTTTGATTTCGAGTGACTGAATTATTCATGCACACTGTGGCAGTCGAATTTGACAAGGTTGTTATAGTTATTATGTAGCTCTCATTATTCccttgttattgaacaacattgTTGTGCAATATCTGTGTGTGTGATCAATATAATCAGATATTTGCTGAGTAGTTCACTTTTAACTATAGATTTGTGTATATGCATTTTAtgataaatacacaaaacagaTGCCTAATATCTGGATAGCTCAAATCttgttttatagttttgataGGTTCTTGTAAATCTTATGATGGGGTATTTTCCTTCGTTTGTAAAGAATTTGGGATAAATCTCATTTTCCATAAAAGGATTTTGTAATGAGCAACAAAGCTGTGTTTTGGTTATCTGCCTGATGGAGGCAAGTTACCTATGCAGTTAAGTTTGCGTTTGTGTGTGCGGGTGTGGGTGCGTGTGCATGTGATGCCATAGCTTTTAAACTTAATATCTCAAGATATcctctgcagttctcatatGTAGCATGTAGCTTTCCCGTAATTAGTAAaggaaccctattgttttggatGGAGGTCAAAgctcatttggggtcagcagaaggcaaatggaaaaattaaaaaaatgctgtATCTATAGAGCCTGAACATCTAAGGAGCTCATATCAATGCACATGTGGTAGCATAGCCTTCTCTATTGTGAACTTTAGCACAATTTTGTGTAtttcagagttcatttaaggttacCATGGGTCAAAACTtcaaatccttgtaaacacaaaTACACAATATCTCCAGATAGGAAAGATTACTGGCTCTCATATTTTTCTCTCTGTAAATGTTAATAAAcgcaaaccttgtaaacatgatataccAAGATAGTTTACATCATACAGCTCATATTTAGCACGTGTCTTTCTTATAGTGAGTACAAAAACCGTGTTTgggggtggaggtcaaaagtcatttggggtcagcagaggtccaaATGGTCAACATATATTTATCTTGAGAACTATACATATAAAGGAGATCTTAAACCCATGGTAGATGACCCAAATGATAAGTGAAATTGTTGGAACAATACGGTATAGGTGAAAGCTCATGTAGCGTTTGCAGTTCTAAGTCAAACCCTACCAAATTTGTAATGGTCAGGTCTCAATGGAGATGTGAAACTTATGCTGATTTGACTTTCCCATATGTAGCAGAACCTCCTTGCTGTTTAGGCGGAGTTCAAAAGTTCAGCTTAGGTACATGCAGTATACACTTCAGCCAGGGTAAGTGTGCAATATAATCTTGTGCTGTATGGGTGTGTTTTTAAAGGCAAGTAACTGTTTGGAGGAGTTTCCTCCTGGTGCTGTTATGGAGTTCCTTCCATTTTAGTGAAACAGAGAACAATGTGTGGAAACACAAGAGGAACTATTTCTCAAGAGAGAAACCTTCAGATATTCTTCTAAAACATGAGCAACAGTACTATAACTGCATCATAGAAACTGCAATTTGCACTTTTGTGGCCAATAGTGTGCATGTGTATTTGTGGGTGACCGCAGTTTGCAATAATACTGCTCAGTCAGTGGATGTGATACTGGAGTGATATGTACAATACTTTCAAGTTAATTGCAATGCAATTTTTACATTCTGTCTGGAAATGCTGGATTGACAAATTTGATCTTGTTGGAGAATTGTTCAAGTGAGTAAATGAGGCCAAGGTCATTTCAGTTGCAAACAGAAGTAAGACAAAACCTTGAAATGTACTTTTTTAAAGGAATAGGGTGAAAGTTTCTGGCAAGCATCCCTATAGTTATCAAGATGGTAAGTTAAGAccatcaatatttaatattgagTTGGTTATTATCTGGCTCACACACATACTATATAGATCTATAGTGTAAAGTCACTGTGCAGAAGTCAGTGTAGTTACAACTTTGGTAATGTTCTAGTTAGTACAGTGGAATCCAATTGTCCTTTCATGTCGGAGAAACAGAGAATAATCTGTGGAAACATTTTAATCTCTTTATATCTTAAAACGGGATCACAATTTTAAGATATTAGATGCCTAAAAATGCACCTAGTGACACATTAAACCCTCAATTAATTGTTGCATTGCTGGCTTTCTCTTATTATTTATGGAAGTGAACTGTATGTATATGATTTAGCTGAGCGTCATGTTAAAAGTAGAGTCTCAGAGAAAGCTTTCCTCACTTGCCTCTCtacacccaggggttaaatgggtaccagtgcggtaacttgtcattgggcgcagtatctCACTGCAGCCCACTGTAGGGATTGTCTCTGgaacaggttatcattgaccaggggtaatataacgtctggaAAGCGCTCTGAGACCTACGCTATCAAGTGCTatgaaaaatcaaatattatgattattaaagaTTTGTGCCTTTAATGTGCCACATGTAGGTGTGACTTATAGTTAGAAGCATATCTGTGCAGATGCACAAGGTGAACACATCATGATATACTTTGGTTTGCTTTCCTTGCTCTTTAGAATCTCCAACAATTTCACAATCACTTACCCCAGCGATAGCTTTTAATCTAGGTAGGCATGGCAGAGTTTATAGCTTTGTAGAACCTGCCTGTGAAGATGGAGTGGATGGGAACCTCCCAGTAGTCTGCTATCCACCATCTGCTGTGATTGTAAACAGAGAATATGAGactattcactgtaattgcacCAACTCAGATGGGCTGATGGACAGCGTGACATTTCCTGTAACAAGTTAGTACTTTTTTGGTAGTGTTTTCAATGTAGAAACTGATATGCTAAATCCGATTTAAAGATGTAATATTTGTAGACTTGTAGTACAATAGCTtgagcatgagtacaagtagaacaTCCCTTGAAGTACAACAA is a genomic window containing:
- the LOC139976795 gene encoding uncharacterized protein, whose protein sequence is MWDHLRMAWVIYLIIIGSFVQAQEFSTTVVKEGEDATIECGLQTKVAEGYLKWETMTNGSPVDLAYDLRGGHTDCDDRIINCTLNANGSIQLESVSKEDGARYYRCLRGDEDGYSYYSDHRLLVLSKESPTISQSLTPAIAFNLGRHGRVYSFVEPACEDGVDGNLPVVCYPPSAVIVNREYETIHCNCTNSDGLMDSVTFPVTKTTSFPPIFETPQSESVSSYNMGQKGVLHGYSAPVCEDDVDGNLPVVCYPSSGIIVDREYETIQCNCTDSDGLMDSVTFPVTRQMSSPPSVETPHIESVSSYNMGKKGVLHGYNAPVCEDDVDGNLPVVCYPPSGIIVDREYETIQCNCTDSDGLMDSLTFPVTS